In the Nitrospirota bacterium genome, one interval contains:
- a CDS encoding tetratricopeptide repeat protein codes for MPKAIKKRVVKKTGLDDTDVKTLAANTLENITGLIRDKKKEATIAGSVIGLIVVISVTFLIYNSSIEKKARSIERDANKITYSGQPGAAGEDNVKRALGLYQSSVDTKITPTALFSLGNSYYKLGDYENAIKEYNRFISKFSKEAELLPLVYQKLASACARTGKNAEALDALHKLAGLNNGIFKDTALVLEARHYAAAGNNDMALAKYEEIAKAFPSSPWNAEAAAKIADKNKPLATGTEEKAPEVSPVGGK; via the coding sequence ATGCCTAAAGCAATAAAGAAAAGGGTCGTTAAAAAAACCGGCCTTGATGATACAGATGTCAAGACCCTGGCCGCTAACACATTGGAGAATATCACTGGCCTGATAAGAGACAAAAAGAAAGAGGCTACAATTGCCGGTTCAGTTATCGGATTAATAGTTGTAATATCAGTTACCTTTCTGATATATAATTCGTCGATCGAAAAAAAGGCGCGTTCAATTGAAAGGGATGCAAATAAAATTACTTACTCCGGCCAGCCCGGCGCCGCGGGAGAAGATAATGTGAAAAGGGCGCTTGGCCTGTACCAAAGCTCGGTCGATACAAAAATCACTCCTACAGCCCTATTCTCGCTTGGGAACTCATATTACAAACTCGGTGATTATGAAAACGCCATAAAGGAATACAACCGTTTTATCAGCAAGTTCAGCAAGGAAGCTGAGCTGCTCCCGCTTGTATATCAAAAACTTGCATCTGCCTGTGCAAGAACCGGCAAAAATGCTGAAGCTCTTGACGCACTGCACAAGCTTGCCGGCCTGAACAACGGGATCTTTAAAGACACCGCTCTTGTACTCGAAGCAAGGCACTACGCGGCTGCGGGGAATAACGATATGGCGCTTGCAAAGTATGAAGAGATTGCAAAAGCATTCCCGTCCTCGCCATGGAACGCAGAAGCAGCGGCAAAGATCGCTGATAAAAATAAGCCGTTAGCGACTGGCACGGAAGAGAAGGCTCCCGAAGTTAGCCCGGTTGGCGGGAAGTAA
- a CDS encoding histidinol phosphate phosphatase domain-containing protein, translated as MIDLHTHTLLSDGVLLPSELIQRAYSFGYRAIALTDHVDSSNMDFVIPRISAAVKDMAAHFNIKVLAGAEITHVPPAMIGRMVERARGLGAQIVIVHGETIVEPVIAGTNAAGIEAGADIISHPGLISIDDARKAKENGVALEITARKGHSLSNGHVARTASKAGAKLVINTDSHAPDDLITKGFAWKVLRSAGIDEEDIDKVFNNSEELIKKYS; from the coding sequence ATGATCGATCTGCATACCCACACACTCTTAAGCGACGGTGTGCTCCTGCCTTCAGAGCTCATCCAGAGGGCATACAGCTTCGGATACAGGGCTATCGCCTTGACAGATCATGTTGACAGTTCAAATATGGATTTCGTCATACCGAGAATATCTGCAGCGGTTAAAGACATGGCTGCGCACTTTAATATAAAGGTCCTCGCCGGGGCAGAGATAACTCATGTGCCGCCTGCAATGATCGGCAGGATGGTCGAAAGGGCAAGAGGGCTCGGGGCTCAGATAGTCATAGTACATGGCGAAACGATAGTGGAACCCGTAATTGCTGGAACTAACGCGGCAGGGATTGAGGCAGGCGCTGATATAATTTCACACCCCGGATTAATATCAATTGATGACGCCAGAAAGGCAAAAGAGAACGGCGTTGCGCTTGAGATAACAGCAAGAAAGGGGCACAGCCTCTCAAACGGCCATGTCGCGAGAACCGCGTCAAAGGCAGGCGCGAAATTGGTTATAAATACCGACAGCCACGCACCCGATGACCTGATCACCAAAGGATTTGCATGGAAGGTCCTGCGTTCAGCGGGGATTGATGAAGAAGACATAGATAAAGTCTTTAATAATTCAGAAGAGTTGATAAAAAAATACAGTTAA
- a CDS encoding M67 family metallopeptidase, whose amino-acid sequence MKITKEIIDGIYKHAVESYPDECCGIITGKGDLQTLHRCGNIQNKLHAGDPDGHLRDAKMAYDIDRVEAKKIFAEAKNNGEDVIAFYHSHIDCDAYFSETDKEAQTVFGEPEFPDAIQIVVSVIKKNICGLKAFKWDGEKKDFVTLLI is encoded by the coding sequence ATGAAGATAACCAAAGAGATCATTGACGGGATATACAAGCATGCTGTTGAATCTTATCCTGATGAATGCTGCGGCATCATTACAGGCAAAGGCGATCTGCAGACACTTCACAGGTGCGGGAACATCCAGAACAAACTTCATGCCGGCGATCCGGATGGGCATCTGAGGGATGCAAAGATGGCTTACGATATTGACAGGGTTGAGGCTAAAAAGATATTTGCTGAAGCTAAAAATAACGGCGAAGATGTCATCGCCTTCTACCACTCGCACATAGACTGCGACGCATACTTCTCAGAAACCGACAAAGAGGCGCAGACAGTTTTCGGAGAGCCAGAATTTCCTGATGCGATACAGATAGTTGTCTCTGTGATAAAGAAGAACATCTGCGGTTTAAAGGCGTTTAAGTGGGACGGGGAGAAGAAGGATTTTGTGACGTTGCTGATTTGA
- a CDS encoding metal ABC transporter ATP-binding protein — MSILSVENLCVKVNGHHLIENITFSIEKGSIVAIIGPNGAGKTTLVKAILGLMPIAAGSASLFGEILKGRSFNGRVGYVPQMLEFDRTFPLTVSELLGLTVSPMFSFSLYKKRKEKKNTDTLLRKVGAQDLSQRKIGSLSGGELQRVMIAKAMANNPEILFLDEPASGVDIDGQEKFYDLVNRLNKEQGVTVIMISHDLNIVYRFADNVLCMNRKLICTGRPADALTDEVIKSVYGVMMGGYIHSCHEHN, encoded by the coding sequence ATGAGCATATTGTCTGTAGAGAATCTCTGTGTAAAGGTAAACGGCCATCATCTCATAGAGAATATAACCTTCTCTATTGAAAAGGGCAGCATTGTTGCCATTATCGGCCCTAACGGCGCAGGAAAGACAACGCTTGTTAAGGCTATCCTCGGCCTTATGCCGATCGCGGCAGGTTCAGCCTCTTTATTCGGTGAGATATTAAAGGGCAGGAGCTTCAACGGCAGGGTCGGTTATGTTCCGCAGATGCTTGAGTTTGACAGGACATTTCCGCTTACAGTGTCAGAACTGCTGGGATTGACCGTCTCTCCGATGTTTTCTTTCTCCTTATACAAAAAACGCAAAGAGAAGAAGAACACGGACACACTTCTCAGAAAGGTCGGGGCGCAGGATCTCTCTCAAAGAAAGATAGGGAGCCTTTCCGGCGGCGAGCTTCAAAGGGTCATGATCGCCAAGGCGATGGCGAATAATCCTGAGATACTCTTTCTTGATGAGCCTGCCTCAGGGGTGGATATCGACGGGCAGGAGAAGTTCTATGACCTTGTGAACAGGCTGAATAAAGAGCAGGGCGTGACCGTCATAATGATATCCCATGACCTTAACATCGTTTACCGCTTTGCCGATAATGTGCTCTGCATGAACAGAAAGCTGATATGCACCGGCAGGCCTGCGGACGCGCTTACGGATGAGGTCATAAAGAGCGTATACGGCGTGATGATGGGAGGTTATATACACAGCTGCCATGAACATAATTAG
- the rimI gene encoding ribosomal protein S18-alanine N-acetyltransferase: MIIRDMDFADLNEVHGIEQESFATPWSMASFEYELMEEDAILKVAVINGRVAGYICLRTIADITHILNLAVTPELRRQNIASILLNSALDELRHTQEDADFITLEVRESSPAVRLYEKHGFKAIGRRKHYYHKPLEDAILMGLEMGELQ, translated from the coding sequence ATGATCATCAGAGACATGGACTTTGCCGACCTAAATGAGGTTCACGGCATAGAGCAGGAATCTTTCGCCACCCCGTGGAGCATGGCATCTTTTGAGTATGAGCTGATGGAGGAAGATGCTATCTTAAAGGTAGCTGTCATTAACGGCCGGGTCGCCGGATATATATGCCTGCGGACCATTGCAGATATCACTCATATACTGAACCTTGCCGTAACGCCGGAGTTGAGGAGGCAGAACATCGCGAGCATACTTCTTAACAGCGCTTTAGATGAACTGCGGCACACGCAGGAAGATGCCGACTTTATAACTTTAGAAGTCAGGGAATCATCTCCTGCAGTAAGGCTGTATGAAAAACACGGCTTTAAAGCGATCGGCAGAAGGAAGCATTACTATCATAAACCGCTTGAAGACGCGATCCTGATGGGGCTTGAAATGGGGGAGCTGCAATAA
- a CDS encoding GDYXXLXY domain-containing protein, whose amino-acid sequence MKILRYTLIAQIVFFVLWGGYLILSYGNAETIWLETEPVDPRDLLSGHYVALRYSISTPKSETCKLILNDEIGQNRYIYMHISKSGKTLNALGEKIYPYEDKSCQKTPPATNAKGIWIRGELTPKLWGGGRQIRLGIERFYVSEESLLRNVRSGDVVAKVAVNKSREPRILDLVPVQNNDLSH is encoded by the coding sequence ATGAAGATATTGCGTTATACATTGATCGCCCAGATAGTTTTCTTTGTTTTGTGGGGCGGGTACCTGATCCTGTCTTATGGCAATGCCGAAACCATCTGGCTTGAGACAGAGCCTGTTGACCCGCGAGACCTTCTCAGCGGGCACTATGTAGCATTAAGATATTCAATTTCAACTCCAAAGTCTGAAACATGTAAGCTGATATTGAATGACGAAATAGGTCAAAATCGCTATATTTATATGCATATTTCAAAGAGCGGTAAAACACTTAACGCCTTGGGTGAAAAGATATATCCCTATGAGGACAAATCCTGTCAAAAGACCCCGCCAGCAACTAATGCTAAGGGAATTTGGATAAGAGGGGAATTAACCCCTAAACTGTGGGGCGGAGGCAGGCAGATACGGTTAGGTATTGAGCGTTTTTATGTCAGCGAAGAAAGTCTTCTGCGTAATGTCCGCAGCGGAGATGTGGTTGCCAAGGTTGCTGTTAACAAAAGCCGCGAACCAAGAATTCTTGATCTCGTCCCGGTTCAGAACAATGATTTGAGCCATTAG
- a CDS encoding zinc ABC transporter substrate-binding protein: protein MLITITACQKPADKAVMKEKRLRIITTIPPLYSFTKNIVGNLADVENLLPSGVGPHEYSFKPNDVKRVADAGILIKNGAGLENWLDSMIDLAGAGGLKAIDTSIGVDIINNDPHIWLSPKNAVIQVKNIADALIKADPDNGKAYRKNADEYIAKLKLLDEEISSAASGWAKKDFVSLHSAFLYFARDYGLRQAGVIMESPDKIPAPGHIKDIMGRIRVAGIKAIFSEPGPQPKSVMMIAKELDVKIYNLDTMEAGDLSAGWYEEKTRANLLVMKMAFDQHYGVSKGNSK, encoded by the coding sequence TTGCTTATAACTATCACAGCCTGCCAGAAACCTGCTGACAAGGCTGTGATGAAAGAAAAGAGGCTCAGGATAATTACAACCATTCCGCCGCTTTATTCATTTACAAAAAACATAGTCGGGAACCTTGCCGATGTCGAGAACCTGCTTCCTTCAGGCGTCGGGCCGCATGAATATTCTTTCAAACCTAATGATGTAAAGAGGGTTGCGGACGCCGGGATATTAATAAAGAACGGGGCCGGCCTTGAGAACTGGCTTGACAGTATGATCGATCTTGCCGGCGCAGGCGGCTTAAAAGCCATAGACACAAGCATTGGAGTTGACATCATCAACAATGACCCGCACATCTGGTTATCTCCGAAGAACGCGGTCATCCAGGTGAAAAACATTGCGGATGCGCTGATAAAGGCTGATCCTGATAACGGCAAGGCATACAGGAAAAACGCTGATGAGTATATCGCCAAATTAAAACTTCTTGATGAAGAGATAAGCAGCGCTGCTTCAGGCTGGGCCAAAAAAGATTTTGTCTCTTTGCATTCCGCGTTTCTGTATTTTGCGAGAGATTACGGGCTCAGGCAGGCCGGGGTTATAATGGAGTCGCCTGACAAGATACCCGCTCCGGGACATATAAAAGATATAATGGGAAGGATCAGAGTTGCGGGCATCAAGGCGATATTTTCCGAACCAGGGCCGCAGCCCAAATCGGTGATGATGATAGCAAAGGAGCTTGATGTGAAGATATACAATCTTGATACCATGGAGGCAGGCGATCTTTCTGCAGGATGGTATGAGGAAAAGACAAGGGCTAACCTGCTTGTGATGAAGATGGCCTTTGATCAACATTACGGCGTCTCAAAAGGGAATTCTAAATGA
- the tsaB gene encoding tRNA (adenosine(37)-N6)-threonylcarbamoyltransferase complex dimerization subunit type 1 TsaB: MVKLTSMKVLALETATKAGSIAIADEGVFIGEVRLDVSIAHAERVMDSIAWLLKSSHISIGEIDAFALSIGPGSFTGLRIGLSTIKGLAFSTKKPVVPVPTLDAMARRLPFSSYYICPMLDARKDEVYTALYRWEGNACVKIIPETAVEPGEFLRTLKGPAVFMGDGAVKYKNVISGILKTDALFPPSSFMSPAASSIAEIALEKLRDGIEAGPVSLTPLYIRKAEAEIRWKA, from the coding sequence TTGGTTAAACTAACCTCCATGAAGGTTCTTGCGCTTGAGACAGCAACAAAGGCAGGCAGTATCGCCATTGCGGATGAAGGGGTATTTATCGGAGAGGTGAGGCTGGACGTCAGTATAGCCCACGCTGAAAGGGTGATGGATTCCATCGCATGGCTTCTGAAGAGCTCACATATTTCGATAGGTGAGATAGATGCCTTTGCCTTATCCATAGGCCCCGGCTCCTTTACCGGCCTGAGGATAGGCCTAAGCACTATAAAAGGACTCGCATTCTCAACAAAAAAACCGGTCGTGCCGGTTCCGACGCTTGACGCCATGGCAAGAAGGCTCCCGTTCTCTTCTTATTATATATGCCCGATGCTTGACGCAAGAAAAGACGAAGTATATACAGCGCTCTACAGATGGGAAGGCAACGCCTGCGTGAAGATAATCCCTGAAACAGCCGTGGAACCGGGTGAATTTTTAAGAACATTAAAAGGCCCGGCTGTTTTCATGGGAGACGGAGCGGTAAAATATAAGAACGTCATTTCCGGGATTCTAAAAACTGACGCACTCTTTCCGCCTTCATCTTTTATGTCGCCTGCCGCTTCGAGTATCGCAGAGATAGCTCTCGAAAAACTGAGGGACGGAATAGAGGCCGGCCCTGTCAGCCTTACGCCTTTATACATAAGAAAAGCAGAGGCAGAGATCCGTTGGAAAGCATGA
- a CDS encoding DUF2157 domain-containing protein — protein MLSIIIFIAFIILAALLFRSTGGKSFQSRLKNHLRYCADEGIISTEQEIKIFDKLLEKKHGLRIKGTAWIAILAGLFISAGVCLIIAHNWDKIGPVVRVAAFILILLISGELAIRFQNRSRALSIPLELFWFFLPLIGIGLYAQTFQLSGHPIRPFLVWLSFTLPIALASPNRIIAPLHMATLIAVLFYGNYASGDDLSILTSHGSEVPVSIWAWLLSLVILIIAAIESHLRLPSGHRRHMIGILIIWIVLLLVNHTYIRVEHAGWLMLAFAAGSSSWLLLHLYLKSSETEKQVAQLSWIVSIYAMTFFWHMKGPITGDYSIIGVIIILLFTIASAAMILLLPEGALSKERKWQWFGQGMLLASIATPMLLLTDGPLEVIKGAAIIANFLLAMTGIAFMWHGSLYGRISQINIGVIIVLLLLITRFIDVFGTLLQGGFGFIISGILLALLAYSLERGRKHLIGMTKAGEME, from the coding sequence ATGCTTTCCATAATAATTTTTATAGCTTTTATCATTCTTGCTGCCTTGTTATTTCGATCCACAGGCGGCAAATCTTTCCAGTCCCGTTTAAAAAACCATCTTAGATATTGTGCAGATGAGGGGATTATCTCAACGGAACAAGAGATAAAGATCTTTGATAAGCTGCTAGAGAAAAAACATGGTTTGCGGATCAAGGGAACCGCCTGGATCGCGATACTGGCAGGGCTTTTTATCAGCGCAGGGGTCTGTTTGATAATAGCGCATAATTGGGACAAAATCGGACCGGTTGTGCGTGTTGCTGCTTTTATCCTGATATTGCTTATTTCTGGCGAACTGGCAATAAGATTTCAAAACAGGAGTCGTGCGTTATCTATTCCTTTAGAGCTGTTCTGGTTTTTTTTACCTCTAATCGGTATCGGTCTTTATGCTCAGACCTTTCAGTTGTCAGGGCATCCGATCCGTCCTTTTCTGGTCTGGCTGTCCTTTACGCTTCCAATCGCCCTGGCAAGCCCGAATCGAATCATAGCGCCCTTGCATATGGCAACTCTTATCGCAGTTCTCTTTTATGGTAACTATGCTTCAGGTGACGACCTTTCCATCTTAACCTCTCATGGAAGTGAAGTGCCTGTTTCTATTTGGGCGTGGTTATTGTCTCTTGTGATCTTAATAATTGCGGCAATAGAAAGTCATTTGCGCCTCCCGTCAGGACACAGGAGACATATGATCGGGATCCTGATAATCTGGATAGTCCTTTTGTTGGTCAATCATACTTATATTAGAGTAGAGCATGCGGGATGGTTAATGCTGGCATTTGCAGCAGGTTCCAGTTCCTGGCTTTTATTGCACCTGTATCTAAAAAGCAGTGAAACAGAGAAGCAGGTTGCCCAACTTTCATGGATCGTATCCATTTATGCAATGACATTTTTCTGGCATATGAAGGGGCCGATAACAGGCGACTATTCTATCATTGGAGTCATTATCATTCTCCTTTTCACGATAGCATCTGCCGCCATGATCCTGCTTCTTCCGGAAGGAGCCTTAAGCAAGGAGCGGAAATGGCAATGGTTTGGACAGGGGATGCTGCTCGCCTCTATAGCCACCCCTATGCTTCTTCTTACAGATGGGCCTTTGGAAGTTATAAAGGGAGCGGCTATTATTGCCAATTTCCTGCTCGCAATGACAGGTATTGCCTTTATGTGGCATGGCTCTCTATATGGACGGATATCACAGATCAATATAGGAGTTATCATTGTTTTACTTCTGTTGATCACACGTTTTATTGATGTCTTTGGAACACTTCTTCAAGGCGGCTTTGGATTTATCATCTCAGGCATCCTCCTTGCTCTCCTTGCTTATTCTCTTGAGAGGGGCCGTAAACATTTGATCGGTATGACAAAGGCCGGAGAGATGGAATGA
- a CDS encoding metal ABC transporter permease, whose amino-acid sequence MNIISDILTYPFMQRALIASVVVGILCSYAGCFVVMRRMAFFSDAIAHAAFAGIAAGMLLDIDFSISSVAVAILIAFLIAYLSEKTTLSNDTAIGIGFSAAIASGMLIIGMLDGYRGDLFGFLFGDILTISNNDLLLLSAVGVIVLSTLVIFMKPLLQIAFNKDIARVEGTKVRFFEYLLFFVIALVVTVSLKIVGIILVTSLLIVPAASAKNLATNMRQLFGLSITFGVISGIAGLMASVHFNSPSGPTIVLVSIGIFFLTLLKRKS is encoded by the coding sequence ATGAACATAATTAGCGATATACTGACATACCCGTTCATGCAGAGGGCGTTGATCGCTTCTGTGGTAGTGGGCATCCTATGCTCATACGCAGGCTGCTTTGTCGTCATGCGCAGGATGGCATTCTTCTCTGACGCCATCGCACATGCCGCCTTTGCCGGAATCGCCGCAGGAATGCTGCTTGATATCGACTTCTCGATCTCATCTGTTGCAGTGGCGATCCTTATAGCTTTCCTTATCGCTTATCTTTCAGAAAAGACTACACTGTCCAATGATACAGCCATCGGGATAGGTTTTTCCGCAGCTATCGCATCAGGGATGCTGATAATCGGGATGTTAGACGGTTACAGGGGCGACCTGTTCGGTTTTCTCTTTGGCGACATACTTACTATCAGCAACAACGACCTTCTCCTGCTTTCAGCGGTCGGCGTAATAGTCCTCTCAACGCTCGTCATTTTTATGAAACCTCTTCTTCAGATAGCGTTCAACAAGGACATTGCCAGGGTAGAAGGCACAAAGGTCAGGTTCTTTGAGTACCTGCTCTTCTTTGTCATAGCCCTTGTAGTTACCGTCAGCCTGAAGATAGTCGGCATCATCCTTGTGACATCGCTCCTCATCGTGCCTGCCGCATCCGCAAAGAACCTCGCAACGAACATGAGGCAGTTATTCGGGCTATCTATAACATTCGGGGTAATATCAGGCATCGCCGGCCTCATGGCATCTGTTCACTTCAACTCACCATCAGGCCCGACGATAGTGCTTGTCAGTATCGGGATATTCTTTCTGACTTTGCTGAAGAGAAAGTCTTAA
- a CDS encoding phosphotransferase, with product MTKINAFILAAGLGERLRPITNQIPKPLVPVLGEPILERVLERISVLPVKKIGVNLHYQKDVIKGWINSSLYSRNVTMFQEETVLGTGGALKNAEAFLSESTFLLHNSDIISDINLEGLLRHHIDSGNLVTLAVHDCPEFNTVYVDKNGFVKRVGKPDKPDPEKWKLLAYTGISIYEPGFLKMLPSGASSLVDGWVNAIEKGYSVGTVDVSGSYWNDIGTPARYAEAIFQMLKKEGEMIYLHPSVSGCNDADIDGYVVIEEGSSPGRGSLLKNTILLSGGMAEDDSAYENYILGHGFKISLGSPASGADDRTLIGTGGSDRTYYRIRKHGETAVLMECPADDPDFERHIEYTRFFHKHSIPVPALREIFHKKKAALFEDLGDTSLYNWLKCKRDKEEIEKIYQKILEMLVLLHNDATKNIAALPILASRVFDYGHFRWETGYFVERFIKGFKRMSVNDTAALDKEFHDLAARSDSFPKTVMHRDFQSQNIMVTKGGIPRLIDYQGARMGPPAYDIASMLWDPYYRLDDELRKGLLEHYIDGMKDADTKFDASIFMTSLNYCRLQRHMQALGAYGFLSVVKGKKYFLKHVPEAVMLLKEDIEFVKDEFPALYALVSKM from the coding sequence ATGACTAAGATCAACGCATTCATCCTCGCAGCCGGGCTCGGTGAAAGGCTGAGGCCGATAACAAACCAGATACCCAAACCTCTTGTGCCTGTTTTAGGCGAACCGATCCTCGAAAGGGTGCTTGAGCGCATCTCTGTCTTACCTGTAAAAAAAATTGGCGTGAACCTGCACTATCAAAAGGATGTTATCAAAGGCTGGATCAACAGTTCTCTTTATTCCAGGAATGTCACGATGTTTCAGGAAGAAACGGTTTTAGGCACAGGCGGGGCGCTAAAAAATGCCGAAGCATTTCTCAGCGAGAGCACGTTTCTCCTGCATAATTCAGACATCATTTCAGACATAAACCTTGAGGGATTACTGAGACATCACATTGATTCAGGGAATCTTGTCACACTCGCGGTGCATGACTGTCCTGAATTCAATACAGTTTATGTTGATAAAAACGGATTTGTGAAACGTGTCGGGAAGCCGGATAAGCCTGATCCTGAGAAATGGAAACTGCTGGCATATACCGGCATCTCTATCTATGAACCCGGTTTTCTAAAGATGCTGCCTTCAGGCGCATCAAGCCTTGTGGACGGATGGGTTAATGCGATTGAAAAAGGATATAGTGTCGGCACAGTGGATGTAAGCGGTTCTTATTGGAATGACATAGGCACTCCCGCAAGATATGCTGAAGCAATTTTTCAAATGCTTAAAAAAGAAGGCGAGATGATATACCTGCATCCCTCTGTAAGCGGGTGCAATGACGCAGATATAGACGGCTATGTCGTGATAGAAGAAGGTTCTTCCCCGGGACGCGGGTCGCTTTTGAAAAACACCATCCTGCTTTCCGGCGGCATGGCGGAAGATGATTCCGCGTATGAGAACTATATCCTCGGACATGGTTTCAAGATAAGCCTCGGCAGCCCCGCATCAGGTGCCGATGACCGCACGCTTATCGGCACGGGCGGGTCTGACAGGACATATTACAGGATACGGAAGCACGGAGAGACTGCGGTGCTTATGGAGTGCCCGGCAGACGACCCTGATTTTGAAAGGCATATCGAATACACCCGCTTCTTTCACAAACATTCCATCCCCGTGCCTGCGCTCCGGGAGATCTTTCACAAAAAGAAGGCCGCTCTGTTTGAAGACCTCGGCGACACATCTCTTTATAACTGGCTGAAATGTAAACGTGATAAAGAAGAGATAGAGAAGATATACCAAAAGATACTTGAGATGCTCGTGCTGCTTCATAACGATGCGACAAAAAATATTGCAGCCCTTCCTATCCTTGCATCAAGGGTCTTTGACTATGGCCACTTCAGATGGGAGACAGGATATTTTGTTGAACGATTCATCAAAGGTTTCAAGCGCATGAGTGTCAATGACACAGCCGCGCTGGATAAAGAATTTCACGATCTGGCAGCAAGGTCTGACTCATTCCCAAAGACCGTGATGCACCGTGATTTCCAGTCGCAGAATATCATGGTCACAAAGGGAGGCATTCCGAGACTGATAGATTACCAGGGCGCAAGAATGGGCCCGCCTGCATATGATATCGCGTCAATGCTTTGGGATCCTTATTATCGGCTTGATGATGAGTTAAGAAAAGGGCTGCTTGAACATTATATCGATGGAATGAAAGATGCAGATACGAAGTTCGATGCAAGCATTTTCATGACAAGCCTGAATTACTGCCGACTCCAAAGACATATGCAGGCGCTCGGAGCCTACGGCTTTCTCTCTGTTGTAAAAGGTAAAAAATATTTTCTCAAGCATGTGCCTGAAGCGGTGATGCTGCTGAAGGAAGATATTGAATTTGTTAAAGATGAGTTTCCCGCGCTTTATGCGCTTGTAAGTAAGATGTGA
- a CDS encoding DUF1343 domain-containing protein: MEVRTGLDMFEKYWPKPLAGASAGLVVHPASVNMRLEHAASLFQISRKMKLTTLFGPQHGIRGETQDNMIEWKGFKDEKAGIPVYSLYSDTRKPTPSMLKNVDVLVVDIQDVGSRYYTFIWTMELCMQACLEESKSIVILDRPNPLGGSITEGPVLDINYTSFVGQRPLPVRHGMTAGETALYLKETYYPKLDLHVIPMLNWKRRMLFDETGLPWVMPSPNMPTLDTAIVYPGMCLLEATNLSEGRGTTRPFEIFGAPFIDPDLLVKKLGEFKLPGVVFRPMYFQPTFQKHAGKLCGGAQIHVTKRDTFKPFKTGAAILKAAHDLYPKKFKWKRPPYEYEKKKMPIDILAGTDRLRKDIENGCSLSDMEKWWREECAEFNNKVRKKFLIYK, encoded by the coding sequence ATGGAAGTGAGAACCGGGCTTGATATGTTTGAGAAATACTGGCCGAAACCGCTCGCAGGCGCAAGTGCCGGCCTTGTCGTACATCCGGCATCTGTGAACATGAGGCTTGAACATGCCGCGAGCCTCTTCCAAATATCACGCAAGATGAAGTTAACAACCCTCTTCGGCCCGCAGCACGGGATACGCGGCGAGACGCAGGACAATATGATCGAGTGGAAGGGGTTTAAGGATGAGAAGGCCGGAATCCCTGTTTACAGCCTTTACAGCGATACCCGTAAGCCTACGCCCTCGATGTTAAAGAATGTTGATGTACTTGTGGTTGATATTCAGGATGTCGGCTCACGCTATTACACATTCATCTGGACGATGGAGCTGTGTATGCAGGCATGCCTTGAAGAGAGCAAAAGCATAGTGATCCTTGACAGGCCGAACCCTCTGGGCGGCAGCATTACTGAAGGCCCTGTGCTCGATATTAATTACACATCCTTTGTCGGACAGCGTCCATTGCCTGTGCGCCACGGCATGACGGCCGGTGAGACCGCTCTTTATCTTAAAGAGACATATTATCCAAAACTGGACCTTCATGTTATCCCCATGCTGAACTGGAAGAGAAGGATGCTCTTTGATGAAACAGGCCTTCCCTGGGTGATGCCGTCTCCGAATATGCCAACGCTTGATACGGCAATTGTCTATCCCGGCATGTGCCTTCTTGAGGCAACGAACCTGAGCGAGGGCCGCGGCACGACGAGGCCGTTTGAGATATTCGGCGCTCCGTTCATTGATCCTGATCTGCTCGTAAAAAAACTTGGCGAGTTCAAACTGCCCGGTGTTGTCTTCAGGCCGATGTATTTTCAGCCTACATTTCAAAAACACGCAGGCAAGTTATGCGGAGGCGCGCAGATACATGTTACAAAGAGAGATACCTTTAAGCCGTTCAAGACAGGCGCGGCGATACTGAAGGCTGCGCATGATCTGTATCCGAAAAAGTTCAAATGGAAAAGGCCTCCGTACGAATATGAAAAGAAGAAGATGCCGATAGACATACTTGCCGGGACAGACAGGCTGCGCAAGGATATTGAAAACGGCTGTTCCCTTTCAGATATGGAAAAGTGGTGGAGAGAAGAGTGTGCAGAATTTAACAACAAAGTGAGAAAGAAGTTTTTAATTTATAAATAG